One genomic segment of Chelmon rostratus isolate fCheRos1 chromosome 22, fCheRos1.pri, whole genome shotgun sequence includes these proteins:
- the myf5 gene encoding myogenic factor 5 — MDVFSPSQVFYDRACASSPDSLEFGPGVELDGSEEDEHVRVPGAPHQPGHCLQWACKACKRKSNFVDRRRAATMRERRRLKKVNHAFEALRRCTSANPSQRLPKVEILRNAIQYIESLQDLLREQVENYYGLPGESSSEPGSPLSSCSDGMADSNSPVWQQLNANYSNGYSYAKNESFDKAAGASSLECLSSIVDRLSSAESGCGPAALRDTTTFSPGSSDSQPCTPESPGSRPIYHVL; from the exons ATGGACGTCTTCTCACCATCCCAGGTCTTCTACGACAGAGCGTGCGCTTCATCCCCCGACAGCCTGGAGTTTGGCCCCGGCGTGGAGCTCGACGGCTCAGAGGAGGACGAGCATGTCAGGGTCCCCGGGGCCCCTCACCAGCCGGGACACTGCCTCCAGTGGGCCTGCAAGGCCTGCAAGCGCAAGTCCAACTTCGTGGACCGCAGACGGGCCGCCACCATGCGCGAGCGCCGGCGGCTGAAGAAGGTCAACCACGCTTTTGAAGCTTTGAGGCGCTGCACCTCGGCCAACCCCAGCCAACGTCTGCCCAAGGTGGAGATCCTGCGCAACGCCATCCAGTACATCGAGAGCCTGCAGGACCTGCTACGAGAGCAGGTGGAGAACTACTACGGCCTACCTGGAGAGAGCAGCTCAGAGCCTGGGAGCCCGCTGTCCAGCTGCTCTGACGGCATG GCTGACAGCAACAGTCCAGTGTGGCAACAGCTGAATGCAAACTACAGCAACGGTTATTCATATGCGAAGAATG AGAGTTTCGATAAGGCAGCCGGAGCCTCCAGTCTGGAGTGTCTCTCCAGCATCGTGGACCGTCTGTCCTCGGCGGAGTCCGGCTGCGGGCCGGCAGCTCTGAGAGACACGACCACCTTCTCCCCCGGCAGCTCCGACTCGCAGCCCTGCACGCCGGAGAGCCCCGGGTCCAGGCCGATCTACCACGTCCTGTGA
- the myf6 gene encoding myogenic factor 6 produces the protein MMDLFETNPYLFNDLRYLEEGDHGPLQHLDMAGVSPLYNGNDSPLSPGQDNVPSETGGDSSGEEHVLAPPGLRAHCEGQCLMWACKICKRKSAPSDRRKAATLRERRRLKKINEAFDALKRKTVANPNQRLPKVEILRSAISYIERLQDLLQTLDEQEKTQSGSSHHFSAKEHSVVSDEYHWKKASETWSTSADHSTAAVMNQREGTSESSASSSLLRLSSIVNSITSDAKVDFSEDVSEN, from the exons ATGATGGACCTTTTTGAGACCAACCCTTATCTTTTCAATGATTTGCGCTATTTGGAAGAAGGGGATCATGGACCACTACAGCACCTGGACATGGCGGGGGTTTCCCCTCTGTACAACGGCAATGACAGCCCGCTGTCCCCGGGCCAGGATAACGTTCCGTCCGAGACCGGGGGGGACAGCAGCGGGGAGGAGCACGTCCTCGCGCCTCCGGGTCTCCGTGCGCACTGCGAGGGCCAGTGCCTCATGTGGGCCTGCAAGATCTGCAAGAGGAAGTCCGCGCCCTCGGACAGGCGCAAGGCCGCCACGCTCCGGGAGAGGAGGCGGCTCAAGAAGATCAACGAGGCCTTCGACGCGCTGAAGAGGAAGACCGTGGCCAACCCCAACCAGAGGCTACCCAAGGTGGAGATTTTACGCAGCGCCATCAGCTACATCGAGCGGTTGCAGGACCTCCTGCAGACGCTGGACGAGCAGGAGAAAACGCAAAGCGGATCATCCCACCACTTTAGTGCCAAAGAACACAGT GTGGTCAGTGATGAGTACCACTGGAAAAAGGCCTCAGAGACGTGGTCGACCTCTGCCGATCATTccactgcagcagtgatgaacCAGAGAGAAG gaacCAGTGAGTCCTCCGCGTCCTCCAGCCTCCTCCGCCTGTCCTCCATAGTGAACAGCATCACCAGTGACGCCAAAGTCGACTTCAGCGAGGACGTCTCAGAAAACTGA